The following are from one region of the Pocillopora verrucosa isolate sample1 chromosome 3, ASM3666991v2, whole genome shotgun sequence genome:
- the LOC131776990 gene encoding death domain-containing ATP nucleosidase yields the protein MSARSIEDKPPSLAEGFTPPKPRNLPRDRTPWGDVKLPIDIMLLTVKDCEFLSCYKLLKNSFKSYTLALGDVYFGGIGIDEPLKVALMKCQEGSNTTGGSTIVVKNAVTILKPKAVFAVGCCSGLQRCETRLGDVVVCSKMTQYASRIVQSGEVQSTGATRVPVSRNMLQLIKDAAAGWKPPLRDPSSREIEVHCDAEYLSGPEFVCDKQRYNELIRLYPDAKAIDREGEGVYVAAYDLKMEWVVVKGISGYADGTGGITDEWKTFASVMAASVVENMLYGSVVFQSWPHYKESSDLCASVPASAGSPGIERPEVITAMDNKVKNGKPGDEELETISRNIGVDWKPLGRRLKFKEPELDAFDENHKEFTEKPYQMLLHWKRREGEKATYLVLHDALCHDLVTRKDLANEICCQ from the exons ATGTCTGCACGAAGCATTGAAGACAAACCACCGTCTCTTGCTGAGGGCTTCACTCCTCCAAAACCTAGGAACCTGCCCAGAGATCGAACACCTTGGGGCGATGTGAAACTTCCGATAGACATTATGTTACTCACAGTTAAGGACTGCGAGTTTTTAAGTTGCTATAAGTTGTTAAAGAACTCCTTCAAAAGCTACACCCTGGCACTTGGTGATGTTTATTTTGGGGGAATAGGTATAGATGAACCCTTGAAAGTGGCGCTAATGAAATGCCAGGAGGGTTCAAACACAACTGGTGGGTCAACAATCGTCGTGAAAAATGCCGTTACTATACTCAAGCCTAAGGCAGTGTTCGCTGTGGGGTGCTGCAGTGGGCTGCAGCGTTGTGAAACGCGACTGGGAGACGTAGTCGTGTGTTCTAAGATGACTCAATATGCTTCTCGAATTGTCCAGAGTGGTGAGGTCCAATCAACAGGTGCTACTCGTGTTCCCGTAAGTCGAAACATGTTGCAACTTATCAAGGATGCAGCTGCTGGTTGGAAACCACCATTGCGCGACCCTTCCTCACGAGAAATTGAAGTTCATTGTGATGCGGAGTATCTGAGTGGCCCAGAGTTTGTCTGTGACAAACAGAGATATAACGAACTGATTCGTCTTTATCCCGATGCAAAAGCAATTGATAGGGAGGGTGAAG gGGTTTATGTTGCGGCGTATGACTTGAAAATGGAATGGGTTGTCGTTAAGGGAATATCAGGCTATGCAGATGGCACTGGAGGAATTACCGATGAATGGAAGACCTTTGCAAGTGTAATGGCAGCCTCAGTTGTGGAAAATATGTTGTATGGTTCCGTTGTTTTCCAAAGCTGGCCACATTATAAAG aATCAAGTGACCTCTGCGCAAGTGTACCTGCATCAGCAGGGAGCCCGGGTATAGAGCGTCCAGAGGTTATCACTGCCATGGACAACAAAG TCAAGAATGGCAAGCCCGGTGACGAAGAATTAGAGACAATTTCGAGAAACATCGGCGTAGACTGGAAGCCACTTGGAAGACGTTTAAAGTTTAAGGAACCAGAACTGGACGCTTTTGACGAAAACCATAAAGAATTCACCGAAAAGCCATATCAAATGTTGCTTCACTGGAAAAGAAGAGAGGGTGAAAAAGCAACCTATCTTGTCTTACATGACGCCCTATGTCATGACTTGGTAACCCGTAAGGATTTGGCGAACGAAATATGCTGTCAATGA
- the LOC136276881 gene encoding receptor-interacting serine/threonine-protein kinase 1-like isoform X1, with product MNYSFKDNSDTADDSPRKRRRSSSPSSSDPERNRSTAAPVKAGVPSNDELEDLSLELGGKWEELGGRLGFNQAAITCFDQDYRGLKKKAFKMLMAWKQREGFKATYKVLCDALCDKKVQCALLAEQFCCE from the exons ATGAATTACTCTTTCAAAG ACAATTCGGATACTGCAGATGATTCTCCTCGAAAGAGACGACGGTCGTCCTCTCCTTCCAGTTCAGACCCTGAAAGAAACAGATCGACAGCAG CTCCGGTCAAGGCTGGCGTACCATCAAATGACGAGTTAGAAGATCTCTCTCTGGAACTTGGAGGAAAATGGGAGGAATTAGGAGGACGCCTGGGATTCAACCAAGCCGCAATAACTTGCTTTGATCAAGATTATAGAGGGCTGAAAAAGAAGGCTTTTAAAATGTTAATGGCTTGGAAACAAAGGGAAGGCTTCAAAGCCACTTATAAAGTTTTGTGCGATGCCTTGTGCGACAAAAAGGTGCAATGCGCACTTCTTGCTGAACAGTTTTGTTGCGAATGA
- the LOC136276881 gene encoding receptor-interacting serine/threonine-protein kinase 1-like isoform X2: MAAIDNSDTADDSPRKRRRSSSPSSSDPERNRSTAAPVKAGVPSNDELEDLSLELGGKWEELGGRLGFNQAAITCFDQDYRGLKKKAFKMLMAWKQREGFKATYKVLCDALCDKKVQCALLAEQFCCE; encoded by the exons ATGGCAGCCATAG ACAATTCGGATACTGCAGATGATTCTCCTCGAAAGAGACGACGGTCGTCCTCTCCTTCCAGTTCAGACCCTGAAAGAAACAGATCGACAGCAG CTCCGGTCAAGGCTGGCGTACCATCAAATGACGAGTTAGAAGATCTCTCTCTGGAACTTGGAGGAAAATGGGAGGAATTAGGAGGACGCCTGGGATTCAACCAAGCCGCAATAACTTGCTTTGATCAAGATTATAGAGGGCTGAAAAAGAAGGCTTTTAAAATGTTAATGGCTTGGAAACAAAGGGAAGGCTTCAAAGCCACTTATAAAGTTTTGTGCGATGCCTTGTGCGACAAAAAGGTGCAATGCGCACTTCTTGCTGAACAGTTTTGTTGCGAATGA